The DNA segment TGTCCCCGAGCGTGGACTGCCGCTGGATGTAGGATGCGTGGTGGATAATGTTGGAACCATTCTTGCCATCGCCGATGCCATAGAAGACAAACCGGTGACGGATAAAATTCTCTCCGTTACCGGTGATGTAGAGCACCCGCTGCTGTTTCAGGTTCCCATCGGAACTAGTGTCCGCTTTCTTCTCGATCAGGCAGGGCTTTCAAGAGGTACATATGGAGTGATAAACGGCGGTCCCATGATGGGAAAGGTTTTGCACGGAGAAAACGAGATTGATGAAGCGGTTGTGACAAAGACAACAGGAAATCTTCTGGTGCTGCCAAAGGATCATTACCTGATGAAACGATCCGCACTCAGTGTAAACCGCATGGCTCACCAGGGAAGATCAGCGTGTATTCAATGCAGGATGTGTACCGATCTTTGTCCGCGATATCTGATTGGACATGATGTACAGCCGCATCTCGTCATGCGAAACCTTTACCGGGAGAATACGGATCTGGATCGTGAGGAGTATAAGAAAGCATTTGGAAGCGCTCTAAATTGCTGCAGCTGCGGAATCTGTGAGATGTTCTCGTGTCCTATGGGTCTTTCTCCCAGAAAGATGAATGATTACGTAAAGGGAAGGCTTCGCACGCAGGGGATTCAAGTGGAGAAAAATCACAGTCCGAGTGTCCGAGACGGATGGGAGCATAAAAAAATACCGACCAGTCGTCTGACTGCACGTCTGGGACTTTCAAAATACGTATCACACGAGGTGCCTGATGATGTAGTTCAATTGCAGCCGGATTGTTGTTTTATACCGCTGTCCCAACATATAGGAAAACCGGCTGTGCCGGTTGTGGAAAATGGAAATCGGGTGGAGA comes from the Blautia liquoris genome and includes:
- a CDS encoding 4Fe-4S dicluster domain-containing protein, which produces MESGDCMDVTEKIKKAGVVGAGGAGFPTHVKLNAKAEYFIINAAECEPLIEIDKYLCRTYADRIVKTVDSLAKFLQAEQAVIALKGKYKSEIAALSNAIRSQHADIRIHQMDTFYPAGDEQIMVHEVTGRVVPERGLPLDVGCVVDNVGTILAIADAIEDKPVTDKILSVTGDVEHPLLFQVPIGTSVRFLLDQAGLSRGTYGVINGGPMMGKVLHGENEIDEAVVTKTTGNLLVLPKDHYLMKRSALSVNRMAHQGRSACIQCRMCTDLCPRYLIGHDVQPHLVMRNLYRENTDLDREEYKKAFGSALNCCSCGICEMFSCPMGLSPRKMNDYVKGRLRTQGIQVEKNHSPSVRDGWEHKKIPTSRLTARLGLSKYVSHEVPDDVVQLQPDCCFIPLSQHIGKPAVPVVENGNRVEKGTLVAGAAEGLSANIYSGMTGIVTEVTKRGIRISRKGD